The Eremothecium cymbalariae DBVPG#7215 chromosome 1, complete sequence DNA segment CCCAAAGTTTCAACCCGCCATTTGTTTACTTGGGCACTAATTCCCCTCCAAAAaatgttttcaaataaGATATGCGTGAAGTAGTTATAATTACCTCCCCTTCTCTGATCAGGAACAATAAAAGCATGTGGATATGATCTTGTCTTAGTCCATGGCATCGTGAATGCTCTAAAGTAGGGGATTTGTAAAGCCTCCGCTATATGGATTCCAGCCATTGCAGATGGAGATTCGATCAAAACATCTAGCCCTTGGCATGCATCCCATGCAGTCGTTAATAAATCCCTCTTCCAGTCCTTAAATCTAGTGGCTGATTCTCTGATCAATCCTACATTCATAGAACCATGTTGAACCATCAAAGCCATCAACTCGGCTGGATCACCGGCGATACTCCGAAACCAAAGCCCATAGGAGGTGACCCAATCACCAAACTCTTTATGGGTAATAATCACTACCTTGTGGCCCTCTTCTACAAGCCCTTTACCCAATGCGATATAAGGTTGAACATCACCCCTAGATCCAATGGTTAACAACCCAAAAGTATAGAATTTTTTTGGAGTAATTTTAGTTTTGTAGTAGGGACTGTCTTCAACCATAATAGGGATATCATATCCGACAGAACTAATtttgtcttcaaataatcttAGTTTGGCATCATTCGTGGCATCTTGTAAGTTGGATGCTCCAACAGCCTGTTGACGCCCGCTGGCATCCCTTTCAATGTCTTCAATAGGTGCAAAAGCATCTATGATTTTCAATATAACGAATTCTGCATCATCCCTAGATTTTTGGGACGCAAATTCGAAGAATAATTCTTCGTACCCATGAATGACAACAACTAGTCCAAAGTATCCGAATCTAAAACCGTTTTCTTTATAACAGTTTTCTACATCAGCTAATGGCaatatcatttttgttttgaatCCAGGAATTAACGACCTAAAGCACATGACATTTTTGCCCAAATAAATTTTCCCATATAATGGAACACTTCTATTCAAATAAGTATAGTATGAGGCTATGAGGGTTTCTTCATTGGTAAGTGAAAAATGATTTTTGAATCTCTTATCGGCTGCCTGCAGTTCCGATCTATCAGTGATGGTTAAACCATcatcttttgaaaacaaatttaCTTCGTGAGTAGCATAATGAACTGGTTGAGCATTCCACATGTTACGCAGTCTGTTTAAAGACTTAGGATTCCAATAGCTCAGCTTGGATCTTAAAACATCAGAAGACTGGTCAAGTGAACTTCCTTCATTAGCTTGAGTAAAGGATATGGGAATTGGGTCATCTGTACGTCGCTGACGTTCAGGAGAACTAGGCTCTTCTGCTCTTAGTAATCGTGGGGAAGATAACTTCAAACTATCAGTCATGGATTTGAAAGTTTGTTTAACCCTTGAGGGTGTTCGAGGTGAGGTTTGTGATTTGGTAAGATTACCTTCATCTCTTCTTGTTGGCGATGATAGCATGCCTAATAATAGATGAGTGGAATAAGATTCTGTTCTTTCACTACCCCTACCTCTGGGCCAATCCTTTACCATATTTTTGACGGGGCTACCAGTTCGACTTGTATCAACAGGAGAGCTGGCCCTTTTATAATTAATCATAACTTGCGAGCCCAACATCTCCAGATTCAGCAATTGAACtctaataatttcttttaattgGTTTGcagaattattaaaaaacatGAAGAAGTAATCATCTAGTGCAAAAGAATCATAGGATTCCATCACCCTGACACGTAAAGTCAATCCttgttcaacaataatTTGGTCCTCAAGGTCAACTATATTGCACAACGGGATCTTGATACTGATGGAATCATTTTCCGAGTTTTGAGTCGTAAAaacttgtttcttcaaGCTAGAAGCCCACGATCTGGCAGAATGTCCATTATCGGCATAAAAACTATATGTCTTATTCTCAGTAACGATATAGAACTCTTTCGTTTCTTGTCCATTTTTCTTGCATTGCTGCACCTTCGTGACATAACGCAAATCGATAGTCAAAACAGGGAAGTAAAGATCTGTGGAGGAGTTATACAAAGATAAAGTATGATCCTTCAGTACAGCCCAATAGCGAGTAGGTTTACCGCTAATAGATATACTATTGTTGTAGATGGACAAACTGCCAGTTAACTTTGCTGATCCATTAGATTTGTATAGAAAGgcaaaaaacaacaaattcttAGATGTTAGGTAAATATGACCTTGTATTAGCACATTTTTTAGCAACCAACATGAATATTCTTTTGTAAGctgttcatcatcatccaaattAAACTTGCTTTTTAACTTGGACATAATCTTTGACGCTCTATTCCGAGACTTAGTGGTATGAATAGAGTGTGTGTCATGATTAGGAACTATAGATAACTCAAATAATGTTGACCTCCTTGAATCGGTTGCCGAGTGAGTTCCTGTCATACTGGTACCCATATCATCTGTCGTTTCTGTAAACTTTTCAGCTTCAGCGTCTTTAGTGTCACTTCCGCCACTGACTTCGGCCTGCTTAGCACTTTCATCATCACTT contains these protein-coding regions:
- the ATG26 gene encoding sterol 3-beta-glucosyltransferase (similar to Ashbya gossypii AFR681W), with product MKGRKEPKSSTATVSLTKSFSVASTSIVKKSLKAPFGIMSYSLSTMSKNTPRGEDAEQVLESGESESSSGDKEEDLASPNVMAKSIAGLLTTASMYVGIGDIQQAEQMGDEDVKGESDDESAKQAEVSGGSDTKDAEAEKFTETTDDMGTSMTGTHSATDSRRSTLFELSIVPNHDTHSIHTTKSRNRASKIMSKLKSKFNLDDDEQLTKEYSCWLLKNVLIQGHIYLTSKNLLFFAFLYKSNGSAKLTGSLSIYNNSISISGKPTRYWAVLKDHTLSLYNSSTDLYFPVLTIDLRYVTKVQQCKKNGQETKEFYIVTENKTYSFYADNGHSARSWASSLKKQVFTTQNSENDSISIKIPLCNIVDLEDQIIVEQGLTLRVRVMESYDSFALDDYFFMFFNNSANQLKEIIRVQLLNLEMLGSQVMINYKRASSPVDTSRTGSPVKNMVKDWPRGRGSERTESYSTHLLLGMLSSPTRRDEGNLTKSQTSPRTPSRVKQTFKSMTDSLKLSSPRLLRAEEPSSPERQRRTDDPIPISFTQANEGSSLDQSSDVLRSKLSYWNPKSLNRLRNMWNAQPVHYATHEVNLFSKDDGLTITDRSELQAADKRFKNHFSLTNEETLIASYYTYLNRSVPLYGKIYLGKNVMCFRSLIPGFKTKMILPLADVENCYKENGFRFGYFGLVVVIHGYEELFFEFASQKSRDDAEFVILKIIDAFAPIEDIERDASGRQQAVGASNLQDATNDAKLRLFEDKISSVGYDIPIMVEDSPYYKTKITPKKFYTFGLLTIGSRGDVQPYIALGKGLVEEGHKVVIITHKEFGDWVTSYGLWFRSIAGDPAELMALMVQHGSMNVGLIRESATRFKDWKRDLLTTAWDACQGLDVLIESPSAMAGIHIAEALQIPYFRAFTMPWTKTRSYPHAFIVPDQRRGGNYNYFTHILFENIFWRGISAQVNKWRVETLGLKKTNLEFLQQSKVPFIYNMSPKVFPPSVDFAEWIKVTGYWFLNEGSNYSPPKELADFIKKSRESGKPLVYIGFGSIVVKDPAKMTMAVVEAVVKAEVCCILNKGWSERLGSPSQRKIDIELPDCVYNAGNVPHDWLFPQMDAVVHHGGSGTTGASMRAGVPTVIKPFFWRPVFLRQQD